The segment GTTCGGTTGGGGGGCATTGCCATGTCTTTTCTCCTGCCGCCATTGTGGCTGGCATTGGTGCTGCAGCCTCATTTGCTGCCGGAAACTCTGGCCTTTTTAGGTCCCAAAGAATCCGGCATCATTCCTCTTGGCATTCAGTTTCTGCTGGCCGAGTTTGGGGTGGAACTGGTGCGGATGGCCACTGTCCATGTTCCTTCAGCCCAGGCTACAGCCCTTGGTTTTATCGGAGCGTTTATGCTGGGGGAATTCGCCACTAAAGTGGGCTTGTTCGCCAATGAAACTATTTTTTATATCGCCGTTGCCGTCGTCGGGACTTTTGCCACGCCCAGCGTAGAATTAGCTTTAGCGGTGCGGGTTTTCCGCATCGCGTTAATTATGATTGTTATGGCCTTTAAGCTGCCGGGATTATTGGCGGGATTAGCTGGTGTGGCTATTCTGCTGATCTTTACCAAATCGTTTGGGGTTCCTTACTCATGGCCGCTGATCCCCTTCAACTTTCTTGCTCTCAAAGATGTGGTTTTTCGGCTGCCCATTCCGGAAAAAGTGCTGCGTCCGGCCATGCTGAGGCCTAAGGATGAAGACCGGCTGGAAACAGGGGAACAGACAGGCGGCTCCGAATCGACTAAGAAAAAGCCGGACGGGGACAAGAAATAAGGCAGCCAGCCTGGCCGCCTTATTTTTTCGATTTCTTATTATTTACTTTTGTAAAAATCTCGTATGGTTCCTATACTCTCGTTTAGTTTGGCGATTTTCTCGATGACCCCTTCCTTGTTTTCCGCATCGACCGCATCGCTTAACTGGAGTATGGCCGAATGAGTTTTAGTAATTTCGTCGAAAATCCCTAGGCTTTCCAAGGCGGGTTTCGATTGTTTCCAGGTATTTTCTAATTCTTTTACTTTACTGCGGGCTTTGCCCCAGTCTTGATCGGCTACAAAAAAATCCACATTGCGCAGTTGATTGCTGATGGTCACAATGTCGGACAAGGGAGATAATTTGTAGGATCGGCCGATTTCACCGATGCTTGCCATAAAGCCATTTAAGCTTTTATAAACTGCTGCCGGATCTTTGGAATCTACTGCCTGATACAGTTTATCCAAGCCTTCTCTGGCTTTATCGACCCCTTTTTTCTCACCGATTAATGGCTGAGCCTGGTTCCATAAGGCCTCCAGCCTGGCTAACTCTCTTTCTGCCTGGGACCAGTTTCTTGCTATAATAAAAGAGAATACCGTACCTGCCGTCAGTTCTAGGTCATATAACTCCGACGGCGGCGGTTCAAACCGCTCCAGAACCGGAGGATTGGGTTTGGATACTGGCCCTTCCCCGGTCGGGCCAGTCTGGGGTTTTTGCGCCGGCGGCGCCAGGGAACAACCGCATAGCATTAGGAGAACCAAGAGACTGCCAGTCAGTTTTTGTCCAATATGCCGCATGAGTCAAATCATTCCTTTTTGTCATTTTTCTTGTTGCATCGTTATTGGCACTTGTTATATTTTCTCCGGTCTGCGGTGGGTTATGCGATGGAAAGATCGCTAAATCGGCAATGATATCTGTCTTTTTACTTGCCTATCAGAGGATAATATGCCAAAATGATACGAGGGAAGATTTAGTTCCAAGGTCTGAGGGTATTCTACCTACAGGGAGCAGGCCTGGAATTGAGAGCGTTTATTCATGTTATACAAGGAGGTAAGCCGTGTTTGGTTTCGATTCAGATATGATTTTTCGCATTCCTGCCTTACTGGCGGCGTTAACGATTCACGAATACGCTCATGCCAGGATGGCAGTCAGCCTGGGAGATCCTACGCCTAAGTATTTAGGGCGTTTGACATTAAATCCGGTGGCTCATTTGGACCCTATCGGGTTAATTATGTTGTGGCTCTTCCGGTTTGGTTGGGCCAAACCGGTACCGTTTAATCCCTACAATTTTCAAGATGTAAAGAAAGACACCATGCTGGTAGCTTTCGCCGGACCGGCATCCAACATTTTATTAGCGTTTACGGTGGCTGTTTTGATGGGGGGGATTTTGCCCCTCTTGGGAATAAGGTCCTTTGTTATAGACCAGATTCTCATTTGGACCTATCAGTATAATCTGGGCTTTGCGGTCTTTAATTTACTGCCGATTCCACCGCTGGACGGATCGAAGATCCTGGGAAGTCTATTACCCGGCAGGCAGGCGGAGTGGTGGGAAAGCATCGAGCAATATGCTCCCATGTTTATGATCGCCTTGCTGGCATTTGGCTTCATTGGGCCGATTATCAGTCCGCTGATTAACAGTTTACACCGGATCATTATGGGCATTGTTGGAATCATCTTTTAGCAGGAGGCTTGTATCTAATGAAGGGCAGAATCTTTAGCGGCATGCAGCCGTCGGGCAAATTTCATCTGGGTAACTATTTGGGGGCTTTGGAAAATTGGGTCAAGCTCCAGCATGAATACGAATGTTTTTTCTGTATTGTGGACTGGCATGCCCTGACATCCAGTTATGAAGATACCAGAAAGATTCCGCAGAATATCCACGATATGGCACTGGACTGGCTAAGCGCCGGACTGGATCCGGAACGCAATACTATCTTTGTGCAGTCTCATGTGAAAGAACATGCCGAATTGCATCTGCTGTTGTCCATGATGACTCCCTTGTCCTGGCTGGAACGGGTTCCGACCTATAAGGACAAGCTGCAGCAATTAGGCGCTCAGGGCAAAGAAATCAATACATATGGTTTTCTCGGCTATCCTGAGCTGATGACCGCCGATATTATTCTGTATAAGGCTGATACAGTTCCGGTAGGGGAAGATCAGCTGCCTCACCTGGAACTGGCCAGAGAAATCACCCGCCGTTTTAACAATTTATATGGCCCGATTTTTCCCGAGCCTAAGGCCAGTTTGAGCCAAGCTCCGGTTTTGCCGGGTTTGGATGGCCGTAAGATGAGCAAGTCCTACGGCAACGAAATCAGTTTTTCGGCTGGACCGGAAGAAATTCGGGAAAAAGTCCGGATGATGGTGACTGACCCCCAGCGGATTAAGAAGACCGATCTGGGCCATCCGGACGTTTGCACGGTATTTACCTTTCACAAGCTGTTTAATGCCGAACATGCAGTGCAGATCGAAAAAGATTGTCGCAGTGCTCAAATCGGCTGTGTGGAATGCAAGAAAAGGCTGGCCGAGCGTATGGTGGACATGTTGGCGGATGTCCATACCCGCCGCCTGGCATTAGAGCGAAACCCCGGACGTATTAAAGAAATTCTCGATTATGGGGCAGAGCGGGCCCGCAAGGTTGCTGCAGCGACGATGCAGGAAGTGAATAAGGCCCTGCATCTGATGGGGTGATGTCTGACTATAAAATAAGACTGGAAGTCTATGAAGGCCCTTTGGCCCTTTTACTCCATTTGATTGAAAAAGACCAGATCGATATCTATGATATTCCGATTGTCCAGGTAACAGAGCAATATATTGCCTATCTGAAAGCGTTACAGGACTTTAATATCGAGATCGCCAGCGAATTTTTGGTCCTGGCCGCAACCTTGCTGCAAATCAAATCCCGCATGCTTCTGCCGAAACAAGCGAAGGCTGACGTTGAAGAGGAAGAACTAGACGATCCGCGCCGTGAATTGGTAGAGAGGCTGTTAGAATACCGCCGCTACAAAGAGGCCGCCGGACAATTGGAGCTAAAACGCCAGGAGAGAGAGCAATTTTTTGTCCGTTCTCCCCAGTTCTTTTCTCCCATCGTAAACCTGCCGGTCGGATTGACGGTAGAAGACCTTTTGCAAGCATTAGCAGCGGTATGGGAGAGCACGATCCCGGAATTTGCGCTGATTTCCCGTGAGGAAATCAGCGTTCAGGAAAAAATGGCGGATATTATATATTTACTGCAAAAAAATGACGGGCGCATAGAGTTTGAGGCTACTCTGATCCGCAGCCATTCCCGCAGCGAACTGATAGCCGGGTTTATGGCCCTGCTGGAATTAGTGAGGCTGAAACGAGTCGCCATTCAACAATTGGAAGCCTTTGGGCCCATTTATCTTATGCTTAGGAGCGAATCTGACTAATGTTTTTTCGTCATCTGAAAGCGCATTTGGAAGCGTTGTTGTTCGCTGCCGGCGATCCTGTCCCAGTGGGGAAGATTGCTCAGATGTTAGAACTGGAAGAGCATGAGGCCCTGAGCCTGGTCGAAGAACTGCAGCAGGACCTGCAGTCTGAGGAACGGGGGCTGGCGATTGCAGAAATAGCCGGAGGATATCAACTGTGTACCAAAGCGGAAACTGCTCCGACGGTTGCCAAACTGGCTGAGATTCAGGATAATCGTCTTTCTGCGGCCGCTCTGGAAACCCTATCTATTATAGCCTTCAAACAACCGGTCACCCGCCAGGAAATCGAAGCCATACGCGGGGTCAAAGTGGACGGAGTGGTCAACACCCTGATGGACCGGCTGTTGATTAAGGAACTGGGGCGAAAAGATGTGATTGGCAGGCCGATCTTGTATGGAACGACCGATGAGTTTTTAAAATGTTTTGGTTTAAATACATTGGCTGACTTGCCGCCGATCCCAGAAATCCAGCCCCGCGGCGAGGAAGAGCAACCTTAGTGGAAGAGGTTGCTCTTTTTGTATATATAACAGTCTTTACGCCCACAATAAAGAGAAGCAGGCGGGGGGATAGCGGGGGATAAAGGTGCAGGCAGGCTGGTTTTTAATTGTTTTGCTGGTTACAGCCATTAGCGTCTGGCGAGGGATATGCAGGGTCAATTTGTATGTAGACCTCACTTACCGGCGGACAGAGGGAAATGACATCGTCGTGCTAAAAATATACGCTATGCGGGGACTCATTAGCTATACCATAGAAATCCCGGTGGTGAAGGCAGAGTGGCAGGACGAGCTTTTGTGGCTGGAATCGGAGATCAAGGGGAACAAAGGAATCGAGGCTAAGAGAAGCGTTGTGGAAAAACATATTATTCGCCGGATTCTTGATGTGATCTGGAATAAGCCGCGACTGGCCAAACGAATTGCGAAACGGATCTCTTGCCAGGTGGAACAATATAACACTTTTCTTGATCGCATTCATTCTCATGTGCATTGTGACCAATTTTATTGCAAAATTTGTCTGGGTATGGATGATTCCGCCACCACCTGTCTGCTCATCGGTTTTTTGCGGGCGCTTAACGGGGTACTGCTTGCCTGGCTGCGGCCGCTTATCCATTTTTCGACGGCGCCGGTAGTTCAGTTCGTGCCGGTATTTGGCGATCCCACTTTGGCTATCGACTTAAAATGCATATTCAGGATTCGACTGGGCAATGTTATTAATGCGATGCAAGGACTTCGATTGCAGGAAAGTTAGGAGGAAGAGCTGTGGCGGATCATCCGATTGAAAATTTGATGAAGACAACAATGGAAAGTATCAAAGAAATGGTTGATGTCAATACCATTGTCGGCGATGCAGTGGAAACACCCGACGGTACGGTCATTATTCCTATTTCCCGGGTCACATTTGGTTTTGCCGCCGGTGGAGGCGATTGCAGGCCTCAGGAGGAATCAGCCGACCATCATGAATTGTATCCCTTCGGCGGCGGCAGCGGTGCCGGAGTCAGTGTCAGGCCGGTAGGATTTCTGGTATGCTCTCCCGTATCGGGAATCCGATTTATGTCTGTCGAAAATAATGTAATTTACGAAAGAATGCTGGATTTAGTTCCTCAGGTGATGAACCGAATCGAGGACATGTTCAGTCGGCACGACCCGGTGGAGGACCTGGCCCGGACAGCGCAGGAAGTTAACTAGGGAAAGGGAACCCGTTGACAAAGACTCATCTGCGTCGCATCTGAACCTTTTGAACGGTTCCAGAATCGGGGCCGCAGATGAGCCTGGTGATAGATCCAAATATGAAACCGCACATTTGGAGCATGAATGTGCGGTTTGTTTCATATAGTTTTGTATAGTTTGGCGAAATGGGAAAGTTACTGGAACTGATTGAGATGTTCTTTAATTTGGGTGGCATGCAGCGCTTCGGCTTCTGCAAAATGCCGGAACATCTTTGAAACTTCCGGGTTATTGATTTGTTCGGCAAATGTTTGATAATCTCTTACCAGTTCCTGCTTTTGCGTTAGGGTATGCCGCAAGGTTGTTTTGATGTCGGTTGTTTCCATCATTTTCACCTCCTGATTGATAATAGTATTATTACCTGGCAGGCTGGGAATCATGTAACTGATTTGCATTAACTGACTTTTGACGGATCGTCAGTTATTCGATATAATTATCCATGTCCAAACTATAGGGAAAGGATTAACATGGTTTATGCATATCACATCGCGAATAGCGCGCAATATCTCCCTATTGTCCCTGACCGCTGCTGTTTTAATTCACTCTGTCTCCGCCGCGGCGCCCGCAATTCCGGACGTTACCGCCAAATCGGCGATATTGATAGAAGCTGCTACCGGCAAAGTGCTCTACAATAAAGATGCCGAAACTCGGCGGCCACCGGCCAGTACGACGAAAATGATGACTCTGATTGTGGCGCTTGAACACGGCAATTTAGATGATATGGTTACCGCCAGTGAAAAGGCGGCTTATACCGAAGGCTCTACCTTGTGGCTGCGGGAAGGCGAGCAGTTGAAAATGATTGACATGCTGTATGGTATCATGCTGATTTCAGGCAATGATGCTACAGTTGCCGTAGCGGAACATATCGCCGGATCTGTTGAAAAATTTAGCAAATTGATGACCGAAAAAGCGCATCTTATTGGCGCGAATAATACCAACTTTATCAATTCCAGCGGCCTGCCAGACCCAAATCATTATTCCACTGCTCACGATCTGGCCAAAATAGCTGCCTATGGTTACAGGAATCCATTATTTTCTAAAATAGTGGGCACATCGCAGGTTAATATCCCTTGGCCGGAACGGGAACAAGACCGGGAACTATACAATGAAAATAAGCTGGTCTGGCTGTACGAAGGAGGCAATGGAGTCAAAACGGGTTACACCGATGCCGCCGGACGCTGTCTGGTATCAGGCGCAAAGCGCAACGGCATCCAACTGATCGCTGTGGTGCTGGACAGTGAACGAATGTGGGATGATTCCATCGCCTTGCTAGACTATGGATTTGATCAGGTAAAAAGCCAGTTTTTTTGGCATGAGGGAGATATTTTAAAAAATATCAGAGTAAGCAACGGCAAACAGGATTATGTGAATGTTGCCGTTAAAGCTGATGTAATTGCCCCGGTTATCATTAAAGGCGGTCAGACAGAGTATGAAACTGTCGTGGATATTCCCATGCATATTGCCGCACCAGTAGCAGTGGGGCAAAAAGTCGGGACCGTTAAAGTAATGTACCAAGATAAAGAAATTGCCTCTGCTGATTTAGTGTCGGCGGAGAACGTAGAAAAGAAGTCGTTTTTTGCGACTCTCTGGAGCTCCATCCGGCAACTATTCGCTTTGCTGCTGCGCAGTATTGCCTAGATAATTACAACTAGCTGTGGCCTCGAATCTGGGACTGTTCAAAAAAAGGTCCAGATGCTAGATCAGAGAGACGCTCTGCGTCTCCGTACTGTGAAGAATTCAGATGACTTTTCACTGAGGAGAGATCATCTACTACTACCGCTCTCTGAAAAGTCATGAATTCTGATACAGCGCGACGAGGACGCGCGTGAGACTGTACGTTCGCAGGGTACGTCGAACGCGCGCCCGCAGGAGGCTGAAGTGACGCAGATGGGCCTTTTTCAACGGTCCCCTGTGGGTGGTGGTATTGTGGTCAACCACATCTGGTTCCTGTTTATGGTTGTAGGTATTGTTTATGCCGCCTGGCACGGGCAAATCGGCGTCGTGACCCAGGCGGCTGTTACCGCTGCCGAATCCGCCGTCGCTTTAGCCTTTAAGCTCATCGGGGTAATGTGCCTATGGCTGGGACTCATGAAAATTGCAGAAAGAGCCGGAATGATTCGGCTCTTTTCTGTCATTATTGGACCGGTAGTACGAATGCTTTTCCCTAGCATACCTCGCAATCACCCTGCGCTGGGCAATATTATCCTGACTTTGAGCGCCAATTTGCTCGGATTGGGCAATGCGGCAACTCCTTTTGGCATTAAAGCCATGCAGCAGCTGCAACAACTCAATTCCAAACCGGACGTGGCCACAGAGGCCATGTGCACCTTATTGGCCTTGTGCACCACCGGCTTTACGTTGATCCCAGCCACGATGATTGCCTTGCGATCGGCGGCAGGTTCGGCAGCTCCGGCAGATATTGTGGGAGTTACGGTCATAACCAGTCTGGTGGCAACCTTTGCGGCATTGACAGCTGATTTTGTTTGTCGACTGTTATTGACAAGAGGGAGGCGATAAGAGTGCATATTCTGAGTGAGCAGTTTTCGGTTTGGGCCATTCCCGGCTTGATCTTCATCATACTAGTGGTTGGCGTTGTCCGCCGCGTTCCGGTATATGAGGCATTTGTCGAGGGCGCAGCTGACGGATTTCAAACCGCCATCCGGATTATGCCTTATCTGATCGCAATGATGGTTTCGATCAATATTTTCCGCTTTTCCGGCGCGTTTGAAGCCTGTGTGAATGTTATACAGCCATTTTTGCGTCACGTAGGAATTCCGACAGATTTGGTTCCCTTGGCGATTATGCGCTCCCTGTCGGGAAGCGGGTCTCTGGGTATTGTCAGTGAACTGTTTCATACTTATGGGCCTGACTCGCTGGTGGGCCGGATTGCCTCTACCATATTGGCCAGTACGGATACGACGTTTTATGTCCTTACGGTGTACTTTGGCGCAGTGGGTATCCGCAATGCCCGCTATGCCCCCCTTGTCGGCCTGTGCGGCGATGCGGCGGGATTTATTACTTCGATTTACTTATGCCGATTATTATTTGAGTAAAAGATTCGGATTATAGCTTGACATTGCGAGGCTAAGGGCCGGTAATGTCAAGTTTCTTTTTAAGACAGAAAAAAGGTTCTGCAAAGCAATTTTTTTCCTGTTTAGACAGGAAGAAGCCCTGCAAAGCAGGCTTTTTTCTTGTTTGGCAGAGTGGCACTTTAGCGATCAGCGAATAGACTGTAAGTATGAAAAAGGCAAAAGCGTTTGTGAATTGGGGGAAATCCGTGGTTAAAGTGGTAGTCGTTGGCGGGGGCTGGTCAGGATGTGCGGCGGCGTGGGCTGCGGCGAAGGCGGGAGCAGACGTAGTGCTGCTTGAACGTACTGACTTGCTGTTAGGAACCGGGCTGGTTGGCGGGATTTTTCGCAATAACGGGCGTTATACGGCGGCGGAAGAAATTATCGCCTTAGGCGGCGGCGCTATTATTCATGGTATGGACAGTGTGGCCAGACATAAAAACATTTCCTTTCCCGGCCACGAACATGCGTCTTTATATGATGTGACCTTAATTGAATCGGTTATAAAATCTATTTTATTACAGCAAGGCGTAACCATCAGGACGCAAACTCGTGTAACAGATGTTATACGGTATGGCCGAAAGATTTACCAGGTCATGGCGGACGGCGGCGAAGTCATAACCGGCGAGGTATTTATCGATGCAACCGGTACAGCCGGTCCCATGGGCAATTGCCTAACCTATGGCAATGGCTGTGCCATGTGCGTTTTGCGCTGTCCCTCCTATGGCCCCAGGGTCAGTCTGACAGCCAGAGCTCAGGTGAAAGAGCGAATGGGGCAAAAGGCAGACGGTTCTTTTGGCGCCATGAGCGGTTCCTGTAAATTGCAGAAAGACTCATTGGCACCAGATGTACGCGCCGAACTTGAGAAATCAGGGGTTGTTTTGTTACCCATGCCGGAACGCTTACGGGAAAAGATCGCTTTAGGGAAAAAGGCCTGTACCCAGTACGCTATCCCTGAGTATCAGGCGACTCTGGTTCTCCTGGATACCGGGCATGCCAAGATGATGACATCTTACTTTGACCTGGCTGATCTGAGAACCATACCCGGCCTGGAATTAGCGCGTTTTGCCGATCCTTATGCCGGCGGCAGAGGAAATTCTGTGCGCTATTTGGGTATTGCTCCTTGTGATAATACCCTAAAGGTAACGGGTATGGATAACCTGTTTTGCTCCGGCGAGAAATCAGGCATTATGGTCGGGCACTCAGAGGCAATTCTGACCGGTTTGCTTAGCGGGCACAATGCAGTCAGACACTGTCTGGATATGGAGTATCTGGAATTGCCGCGGACGTTAGCCGCGGGAGATTATATCGCTTATGTTCATGAAAAAATGGATCAGCTGCAGTCTCTGACAGTACGATACACTTTTTCCGGCGCTGAATACTTTATGCGCATGAAAGAGCTGTCCCTGTATACGACCGACCGGGAGGCGATAGAAACGCGGGTGGCTCAAGCAGGTATGACCGGCATATTCAGTAAATGCCTGATATAGGGGGATGATCAATCATGCAAAAATTTGTTCCGTTGCGTTGCGTGGATATCCACACGGACCATTGTCCCTGCCTGTTGGCGGAAACAAACCACTGTTTCATGTGCAGTCATCTGCAGGGAAAGGAAGTTTGCGACTGCAACTGGACCGGGCAATGTTTACTGTATGAAAAGATCTGGCAATCGGTCAAACAAAAAAACCTCCGGCGGGAAGTTGAGTCTGCCGTGCATATCGTCCGCTATATCCCGCCGTCAACCTATCTGCTTGATTTAAGGGTAGATGCAATTATGGGCCAACAGCTTAGCCGGTTGGGGTCTTTCGTATTCATCCGGGCTTTGGATGATCCGGAGATATGCAGTTTTCCGGTGGGAATTATGGATATCAGCCACGATCCTGATACCGACAGCGATACTCTGCACGTAGCCATAGAAACAGTAGGACCGAAATCCAGCCGCATTTTTTTAAAGGATCAAGCCAAAATATCGGTCCGGGGGCCCTATTACAACGGTATTTTCGGGCAACCCTGGATTGAATCGATGAAACATGGCAAAATATTTTTGTTGGCGGGCGGCATCGGCCAGGCTTGCAGCATCATGATCGTCAGAACACTCATCGCCAGCGGCAATGACGTTACCGCTGTGATTGCTCCCGGCAAGGTCGGAGCTCTCTTTGTCGCAGACCGGCTGAAAAAAATGGGCTGTACTGTACTGACGGTTTCATCCATGCGGGATCAGGGGTTTGGTATTGTAGCCGAGGCGGCAGCCAACCGTGAAGTCGATTTAGTTGTCAGCGCCGGACCGGATACCATGCATCATGGCCTCATTGATCATTTGGGTGAAATCGGCTTAACGCTCCCTATGGCAGTAACCAATAATACAAAAATGTGCTGCGGTGAAGGAATTTGCGGCAGCTGTGTCCAAAAGACCAAAGATGGTCAATGGGTGCGGACTTGCAAAGCACAATTGGACTATCGCCAATTGGAACTGAGTTAAAAATAGTAGGATGATAGAATAGGAGACATCATGACAGAACGATTGCAGAAAGTATTAAGTCAGGCGGGAGTGGCCTCCCGGCGTCAGGCGGAGCAATATATTCTGGAGGGACGGGTTAGTGTCAATGGCAAGGTGATCAAAGAGTTGGGAACAAAAGTGACACCGGGCAAGGATCGTATCCGGGTAGACGGGAAAATCATCGGCGCGGAAAAACTGGTATACATTCTGTTATACAAGCCTAAAGGAGTAGTAAGCACCATGTCTGATCCTGAAGGCAGAAAAACAGTAAAGAGCCTGGTTGAGGATATTCCTGAACGGATTTATCCGGTTGGCAGGCTGGATTATAATACCGAGGGTCTGTTGTTAATGACTAATGACGGTGAACTGGCCCAGGCTCTCACCCACCCCAGCCATGAAATTGAAAAAACATATCTGGCCCGGGTGCTCGGTCAGCCGGCCGAAGAAAAGTTGGATCGATTGCGAATCGGGATACGTCTGGAAGACGGAGTGACCGCCCCGGCTAAATTAATCCTGCTGGAACATGACCGGGAA is part of the Acetonema longum DSM 6540 genome and harbors:
- a CDS encoding site-2 protease family protein gives rise to the protein MFGFDSDMIFRIPALLAALTIHEYAHARMAVSLGDPTPKYLGRLTLNPVAHLDPIGLIMLWLFRFGWAKPVPFNPYNFQDVKKDTMLVAFAGPASNILLAFTVAVLMGGILPLLGIRSFVIDQILIWTYQYNLGFAVFNLLPIPPLDGSKILGSLLPGRQAEWWESIEQYAPMFMIALLAFGFIGPIISPLINSLHRIIMGIVGIIF
- a CDS encoding DUF2953 domain-containing protein → MQAGWFLIVLLVTAISVWRGICRVNLYVDLTYRRTEGNDIVVLKIYAMRGLISYTIEIPVVKAEWQDELLWLESEIKGNKGIEAKRSVVEKHIIRRILDVIWNKPRLAKRIAKRISCQVEQYNTFLDRIHSHVHCDQFYCKICLGMDDSATTCLLIGFLRALNGVLLAWLRPLIHFSTAPVVQFVPVFGDPTLAIDLKCIFRIRLGNVINAMQGLRLQES
- the ytfJ gene encoding GerW family sporulation protein encodes the protein MADHPIENLMKTTMESIKEMVDVNTIVGDAVETPDGTVIIPISRVTFGFAAGGGDCRPQEESADHHELYPFGGGSGAGVSVRPVGFLVCSPVSGIRFMSVENNVIYERMLDLVPQVMNRIEDMFSRHDPVEDLARTAQEVN
- a CDS encoding ferritin family protein, producing MMETTDIKTTLRHTLTQKQELVRDYQTFAEQINNPEVSKMFRHFAEAEALHATQIKEHLNQFQ
- a CDS encoding pseudouridine synthase; the protein is MTERLQKVLSQAGVASRRQAEQYILEGRVSVNGKVIKELGTKVTPGKDRIRVDGKIIGAEKLVYILLYKPKGVVSTMSDPEGRKTVKSLVEDIPERIYPVGRLDYNTEGLLLMTNDGELAQALTHPSHEIEKTYLARVLGQPAEEKLDRLRIGIRLEDGVTAPAKLILLEHDREKNITQVEIIIHEGKNRQVRRMFEAIGHPVNQLKRVSFAFLTLQGVRRGRYRHLTTAEVQQLKSLSR
- a CDS encoding spore maturation protein encodes the protein MHILSEQFSVWAIPGLIFIILVVGVVRRVPVYEAFVEGAADGFQTAIRIMPYLIAMMVSINIFRFSGAFEACVNVIQPFLRHVGIPTDLVPLAIMRSLSGSGSLGIVSELFHTYGPDSLVGRIASTILASTDTTFYVLTVYFGAVGIRNARYAPLVGLCGDAAGFITSIYLCRLLFE
- a CDS encoding FAD-dependent oxidoreductase codes for the protein MVKVVVVGGGWSGCAAAWAAAKAGADVVLLERTDLLLGTGLVGGIFRNNGRYTAAEEIIALGGGAIIHGMDSVARHKNISFPGHEHASLYDVTLIESVIKSILLQQGVTIRTQTRVTDVIRYGRKIYQVMADGGEVITGEVFIDATGTAGPMGNCLTYGNGCAMCVLRCPSYGPRVSLTARAQVKERMGQKADGSFGAMSGSCKLQKDSLAPDVRAELEKSGVVLLPMPERLREKIALGKKACTQYAIPEYQATLVLLDTGHAKMMTSYFDLADLRTIPGLELARFADPYAGGRGNSVRYLGIAPCDNTLKVTGMDNLFCSGEKSGIMVGHSEAILTGLLSGHNAVRHCLDMEYLELPRTLAAGDYIAYVHEKMDQLQSLTVRYTFSGAEYFMRMKELSLYTTDREAIETRVAQAGMTGIFSKCLI
- a CDS encoding D-alanyl-D-alanine carboxypeptidase family protein, which encodes MHITSRIARNISLLSLTAAVLIHSVSAAAPAIPDVTAKSAILIEAATGKVLYNKDAETRRPPASTTKMMTLIVALEHGNLDDMVTASEKAAYTEGSTLWLREGEQLKMIDMLYGIMLISGNDATVAVAEHIAGSVEKFSKLMTEKAHLIGANNTNFINSSGLPDPNHYSTAHDLAKIAAYGYRNPLFSKIVGTSQVNIPWPEREQDRELYNENKLVWLYEGGNGVKTGYTDAAGRCLVSGAKRNGIQLIAVVLDSERMWDDSIALLDYGFDQVKSQFFWHEGDILKNIRVSNGKQDYVNVAVKADVIAPVIIKGGQTEYETVVDIPMHIAAPVAVGQKVGTVKVMYQDKEIASADLVSAENVEKKSFFATLWSSIRQLFALLLRSIA
- a CDS encoding DUF4363 family protein, which codes for MRHIGQKLTGSLLVLLMLCGCSLAPPAQKPQTGPTGEGPVSKPNPPVLERFEPPPSELYDLELTAGTVFSFIIARNWSQAERELARLEALWNQAQPLIGEKKGVDKAREGLDKLYQAVDSKDPAAVYKSLNGFMASIGEIGRSYKLSPLSDIVTISNQLRNVDFFVADQDWGKARSKVKELENTWKQSKPALESLGIFDEITKTHSAILQLSDAVDAENKEGVIEKIAKLNESIGTIRDFYKSK
- a CDS encoding segregation and condensation protein A → MSDYKIRLEVYEGPLALLLHLIEKDQIDIYDIPIVQVTEQYIAYLKALQDFNIEIASEFLVLAATLLQIKSRMLLPKQAKADVEEEELDDPRRELVERLLEYRRYKEAAGQLELKRQEREQFFVRSPQFFSPIVNLPVGLTVEDLLQALAAVWESTIPEFALISREEISVQEKMADIIYLLQKNDGRIEFEATLIRSHSRSELIAGFMALLELVRLKRVAIQQLEAFGPIYLMLRSESD
- the scpB gene encoding SMC-Scp complex subunit ScpB — its product is MFFRHLKAHLEALLFAAGDPVPVGKIAQMLELEEHEALSLVEELQQDLQSEERGLAIAEIAGGYQLCTKAETAPTVAKLAEIQDNRLSAAALETLSIIAFKQPVTRQEIEAIRGVKVDGVVNTLMDRLLIKELGRKDVIGRPILYGTTDEFLKCFGLNTLADLPPIPEIQPRGEEEQP
- the trpS gene encoding tryptophan--tRNA ligase, whose translation is MKGRIFSGMQPSGKFHLGNYLGALENWVKLQHEYECFFCIVDWHALTSSYEDTRKIPQNIHDMALDWLSAGLDPERNTIFVQSHVKEHAELHLLLSMMTPLSWLERVPTYKDKLQQLGAQGKEINTYGFLGYPELMTADIILYKADTVPVGEDQLPHLELAREITRRFNNLYGPIFPEPKASLSQAPVLPGLDGRKMSKSYGNEISFSAGPEEIREKVRMMVTDPQRIKKTDLGHPDVCTVFTFHKLFNAEHAVQIEKDCRSAQIGCVECKKRLAERMVDMLADVHTRRLALERNPGRIKEILDYGAERARKVAAATMQEVNKALHLMG